One genomic region from Proteus vulgaris encodes:
- the aroK gene encoding shikimate kinase AroK → MAEKRNIFLVGPMGAGKSTIGRQLAQQLSMEFYDSDQEIERRTGADVGWVFDVEGEEGFRQREEKIINELTEKQGIVLATGGGSVKSRETRNRLSARGVVVYLETNIEKQLARTQRDKKRPLLQGVEPVRDVLETLAEERNPLYEEIADITIHTDDQSAKIVANQIIELLEQN, encoded by the coding sequence ATGGCAGAGAAACGTAATATCTTTCTGGTTGGGCCTATGGGTGCCGGCAAAAGCACTATTGGTCGTCAGTTAGCTCAACAACTTAGTATGGAGTTTTATGATTCCGATCAGGAAATTGAGCGGCGTACAGGTGCGGATGTAGGTTGGGTATTTGATGTTGAAGGCGAAGAAGGCTTCCGTCAACGAGAAGAGAAAATAATCAACGAACTCACTGAAAAACAAGGCATTGTACTTGCAACAGGTGGTGGTTCGGTGAAATCGCGAGAAACCCGTAACAGACTATCTGCACGTGGTGTGGTTGTTTATTTAGAAACCAATATTGAAAAACAACTCGCTCGTACCCAACGTGATAAAAAACGTCCTTTATTGCAAGGTGTTGAACCTGTGCGCGATGTCCTAGAGACATTAGCTGAAGAACGTAATCCTCTTTATGAAGAGATTGCTGACATCACTATTCATACTGATGATCAGAGTGCAAAAATTGTAGCCAATCAAATAATTGAATTATTAGAACAAAACTAA
- the aroB gene encoding 3-dehydroquinate synthase produces the protein MEKITVTLGERSYPITIASGLFHQEDTFLPLKSGQQVMIVTNVTLAPLYLEKVTDTLKKQGVLVDSVILPDGEQYKSLEIMNDVFTALLEKNHNRDTTLIALGGGVIGDLTGFAAASYQRGVRFIQVPTTLLSQVDSSVGGKTAVNHPLGKNMIGAFYQPASVVIDLDCLATLPPRELSSGLAEVIKYGIILDKDFFIWLENNIDKLLALDPKAMAFCIRRCCELKADVVAADEKETSGLRALLNLGHTYGHAIEAHMGYGVWLHGEAVAAGMVMAARTSQALDQFTEEETQRVIQLLEKANLPVNGPIEMTPDDYLPHMMRDKKVSGGKLHLVLPKGIGQSELRADITREQVRKAITSCINAN, from the coding sequence ATGGAAAAAATCACTGTCACATTAGGTGAAAGAAGCTATCCCATTACCATTGCTTCTGGCCTTTTTCATCAAGAAGATACCTTTTTACCTTTAAAATCAGGGCAGCAAGTTATGATAGTCACAAACGTGACACTTGCTCCACTCTATTTAGAAAAGGTAACAGACACCTTAAAAAAACAAGGTGTTTTGGTTGATAGCGTGATTTTACCTGACGGTGAACAATATAAATCGCTTGAGATCATGAATGATGTCTTTACTGCATTATTAGAAAAAAATCACAATCGAGATACAACACTTATCGCATTAGGTGGTGGTGTTATTGGTGATCTAACCGGTTTTGCCGCAGCAAGCTATCAACGTGGTGTTCGCTTTATCCAAGTACCAACAACACTATTGTCACAAGTTGACTCTTCTGTTGGTGGAAAAACCGCAGTTAATCACCCTCTTGGCAAAAACATGATTGGTGCGTTTTATCAGCCCGCTTCTGTTGTTATCGATCTCGATTGTCTTGCCACATTACCGCCTCGTGAACTTTCATCGGGTTTAGCTGAAGTTATTAAATATGGCATCATTTTAGATAAAGACTTTTTTATCTGGCTTGAAAATAATATTGATAAACTCTTGGCTCTTGATCCTAAAGCTATGGCTTTTTGTATCCGTCGTTGCTGCGAGCTAAAAGCTGACGTCGTTGCTGCTGATGAAAAAGAAACAAGTGGTTTACGCGCACTACTCAACCTTGGCCATACTTATGGACACGCCATTGAAGCTCATATGGGATATGGTGTTTGGTTGCATGGTGAAGCCGTTGCTGCAGGTATGGTAATGGCGGCAAGAACATCTCAAGCGCTTGATCAATTCACTGAAGAAGAGACTCAACGTGTTATTCAATTGCTTGAGAAAGCTAATCTCCCCGTCAACGGTCCTATTGAAATGACACCTGATGACTATTTGCCTCATATGATGAGAGACAAAAAGGTATCTGGTGGCAAATTACACCTAGTTTTACCAAAAGGTATCGGTCAATCCGAATTACGTGCCGATATTACTCGCGAACAAGTCCGCAAAGCGATAACATCTTGCATTAATGCAAATTAA
- a CDS encoding SPOR domain-containing protein gives MDEFKPDNETKGDNSLKPDTSDRPERRTNRPRSNPLKNARFSVSRQQMMIGVGVLVLILLIIAISSALKSPETTEPTSPTNTERNIDLSQQPSSVTPSENDQPSTPQSISGQDIQPATPPSQNLPPMIDSQGQRVEIPGDIVDSLNQQQAGINQATSQQLNAQQPKPVQPVTQPPATKPVQKPAEVKTPPTKPVTPPATTQPKPTTTKPVVSGSLSAGNLSAIPATNYTLQLSGASRQDTLEAFAKKNLNGNYAIYKTQRNGNPWYVLIYGNYRNISEAKQAVSSLPAPVQAKQPWVRPMKHVHQDLKK, from the coding sequence ATGGACGAGTTCAAACCTGACAATGAAACCAAGGGTGATAATTCACTCAAACCTGATACATCGGATAGACCTGAACGTCGAACCAACCGACCTCGTAGCAATCCATTAAAAAACGCACGATTCTCTGTATCCCGTCAACAGATGATGATTGGTGTAGGTGTTTTAGTCCTTATTCTGCTAATTATCGCAATAAGTTCAGCATTAAAATCACCAGAAACAACTGAACCTACCTCTCCGACCAATACAGAAAGAAATATCGATCTGTCTCAGCAACCGTCATCCGTTACGCCTTCAGAAAATGATCAGCCATCAACACCTCAATCTATTTCTGGGCAAGATATACAGCCTGCGACACCACCTTCACAAAATTTACCGCCAATGATTGATTCGCAAGGTCAACGTGTTGAGATCCCTGGAGATATCGTTGATTCATTAAATCAACAACAAGCGGGCATAAATCAAGCGACTAGCCAGCAATTAAATGCACAACAACCAAAACCAGTACAACCTGTTACACAGCCACCCGCTACCAAACCTGTACAAAAACCGGCTGAAGTAAAAACACCACCGACAAAACCGGTAACACCACCAGCAACAACACAACCTAAACCTACAACAACTAAACCTGTTGTTTCAGGCTCATTATCAGCAGGTAATTTAAGTGCTATTCCTGCTACTAACTATACGTTGCAATTAAGTGGTGCAAGTCGCCAAGATACCTTAGAGGCTTTCGCTAAAAAGAACCTCAATGGAAACTACGCTATTTACAAAACACAGCGTAACGGTAACCCATGGTATGTACTCATCTATGGAAATTATCGTAATATAAGCGAAGCCAAACAGGCCGTTTCTTCTTTACCAGCGCCAGTGCAAGCAAAACAACCTTGGGTTAGACCGATGAAACATGTTCATCAGGATCTAAAAAAATAA